From a single Bacteroidota bacterium genomic region:
- a CDS encoding GrpB family protein yields MKVQFEKYNPDWPLTFEKIKTDLLTTIGFVNPIIEHIGSTSVESLSAKPIIDILVGLTHENDLDRVIEPLVKEGYIYYEIYNKDMPYRRLFVKHKSNVQNLHMASVITADNEIPRYTEEHKQRLAHVHILAYNTEHWIRHIAFRDYLRSHPKVKEEYQHLKEILSTKEWKDGNEYSQAKNNFIKAEEQKAIHWYSDKNKY; encoded by the coding sequence ATGAAAGTTCAATTTGAAAAATACAACCCCGACTGGCCGCTTACTTTTGAAAAAATAAAAACAGACTTGTTAACCACCATTGGTTTTGTCAATCCAATAATTGAACATATTGGCAGTACATCGGTAGAAAGCTTATCAGCCAAACCTATTATTGATATTTTAGTTGGCTTAACACACGAAAATGACTTAGACCGGGTAATTGAACCTTTGGTAAAGGAAGGATATATTTATTACGAAATATACAATAAGGATATGCCTTACCGCAGGCTTTTTGTAAAGCATAAATCCAACGTGCAGAACTTGCATATGGCTAGTGTTATTACAGCCGACAATGAAATACCACGGTATACGGAAGAACACAAACAGCGGCTGGCTCATGTGCATATTTTAGCTTACAATACGGAGCACTGGATAAGACATATTGCTTTCAGAGATTACCTGCGCAGCCATCCAAAGGTGAAAGAAGAATACCAGCATTTAAAAGAAATATTAAGTACCAAAGAGTGGAAAGATGGAAATGAATACAGCCAGGCAAAAAACAACTTCATTAAAGCAGAGGAACAAAAAGCCATTCATTGGTATAGTGATAAAAATAAGTACTAA